The following proteins come from a genomic window of Trifolium pratense cultivar HEN17-A07 linkage group LG4, ARS_RC_1.1, whole genome shotgun sequence:
- the LOC123923611 gene encoding DDB1- and CUL4-associated factor 13-like — translation MKLKVISRSADEFTRERSQDLQRVFHNYDPKLRPQEKAVEYTRALNAVKLDKIFARPFVAAMDGHIDAISCMAKNPSQLKEIFSGSMDGDIRLWDIAARRTICQFPGHRGAVRGLTVSTDGRILVSCGTDSTVRLWNVPVSSFVDPYSSIKQTEPTSVYVWKNAFCAADHQWDGEHFATGGAQVDIWNHNRSQPVNSFVWGSDTVISVRFNPGEPNLLASSASDRSINLYDLRMDSPVRKMIMQTKTNSIAWNPMEPINFTVANEDGYCYSYDSRKLGEAKCVHQDHVSAVLDIDYSPTGREFVTGSYDRSVRIFPYNGGHMREIYHTKRMQRVFCVKFSGDGSYVISGSDDTNLRLWKANASEQLGVILPREKKKHQYHEAIKKRYKHLPEINRIARHKHLPRSIFKAAKLMHIMADSRKRKQERKKAHSAPGSVTTTPLRKRRILKEVE, via the exons ATGAAACTCAAAGTTATATCACGCTCTGCAGATGAGTTCACTCGAGAACGAAGCCAAGACCTTCAG CGTGTGTTTCATAATTATGACCCTAAACTTCGTCCTCAAGAGAAGGCAGTGGAGTATACTCGTGCTCTCAATGCAGTGAAGCTCGAcaaa ATTTTTGCAAGACCTTTTGTAGCAGCAATGGATGGACATATAGATGCTATTTCGTGTATGGCGAAAAACCCTAGTCAGTTGAAAGAGATATTCTCTGGTTCAATGGATGGAG ATATTCGTCTTTGGGATATAGCTGCTAG ACGGACCATTTGTCAGTTCCCTGGTCACCGAGGTGCCGTGCGAGGCTTGACAGTATCTACTGATGGACGCATTCTTGTTTCATGTGGAACTGATTCCAC TGTCAGACTTTGGAATGTTCCCGTTTCTTCTTTTGTGGACCCATATAGCTCAATTAAGCAAACTGAG CCGACAAGTGTTTATGTTTGGAAGAATGCATTCTG TGCTGCTGATCACCAGTGGGATGGCGAGCATTTTGCCACAGGTGGCGCGCAAGTAGATATATGGAATCATAACAG GTCTCAGCCGGTAAATAGTTTTGTATGGGGATCAGATACGGTGATTTCTGTCCGCTTTAATCCGGGAGAACCAAATCTTTTGGCAAGCTCAGCTAG tGACAGGAGCATAAATCTGTATGATTTGCGCATGGATTCCCCTGTTAGGAAAATGATAATGCAG ACCAAAACCAATTCTATAGCTTGGAATCCGATGGAACCCATAAATTTTACAGTT GCAAATGAAGATGGTTACTGCTATAGTTATGATTCTAGGAAATTGGGCGAAGCCAAATGTGTTCATCAAGATCATGTTTCTGCTGT GTTGGATATTGACTACTCACCAACAGGCCGTGAATTTGTTACCGGATCTTATGATAGATCA GTGAGAATCTTCCCTTATAATGGTGGTCACATGCGAGAGATTTACCATACTAAAAGAATGCAAAG GGTATTCTGTGTCAAGTTCAGCGGTGATGGAAGTTATGTGATTTCGGGAAGTGATGATACTAACCTCAGGCTTTGGAAAGCCAATGCATCAGAACAACTTGGAGTA ATTCTCCCAAGGGAAAAGAAGAAACACCAATATCACGAGGCTATAAAGAAACGCTACAAACACCTTCCTGAAATTAACCGTATTGCAAGGCATAAACACTTACCAAGATCGATATTCAAAGCTGCTAAGCTTATGCATATTATGGCCGATTCTAGGAAAAGAAagcaagagagaaagaaagCTCACAGTGCCCCAGGAAGTGTTACAACAACGCCATTACGTAAAAGAAGAATTCTCAAAGAAGTTGAGTGA